The following proteins are encoded in a genomic region of Methanoculleus bourgensis MS2:
- the wecB gene encoding non-hydrolyzing UDP-N-acetylglucosamine 2-epimerase, with product MTILGTRPEIIRLSRIIPKLDRLCEHVLVHTGQNYDPNLSEIFFDELGIRAPDHFLGVQGRSFGDQIGQIIHTSEEIMRSEQPDRLLILGDTNSSLSAIVAKRMGIPVYHMEAGNRCYDDRVPEEVNRRIIDHSSDVLLPYTERGRANLLREGIAGERIYVTGNPINEVLEHYRGSIESSGVLERLNLEPGRYFLVTMHRAENVDIESRLRALIAAMERLHQFYNVPLICSLHPRTRDTMKRFGLLERISPGIQFHAPFGLFDFIRLEQNACCVLSDSGTVQEECCIFHVPNVTLRDVTERPETIECGSNILSGADHDTIVRAVKCVLSRDPDWKVPDEYMAGRVSDTIVKIMVGYSPERKR from the coding sequence ATGACCATCCTGGGTACCAGGCCCGAGATTATCCGCCTGAGCCGGATTATCCCGAAGCTGGATCGGCTTTGTGAACATGTGCTGGTACATACCGGGCAGAATTATGACCCGAACCTGAGCGAGATCTTCTTCGATGAACTCGGGATCAGGGCGCCGGATCATTTCCTGGGTGTCCAGGGGAGATCGTTCGGCGACCAGATCGGTCAGATAATCCACACCTCCGAAGAGATTATGCGATCCGAGCAACCGGACCGACTGCTCATTCTCGGCGATACAAACAGCAGCCTTTCGGCAATCGTCGCGAAACGAATGGGAATTCCAGTTTATCACATGGAAGCAGGCAACCGGTGCTACGACGATCGGGTTCCAGAGGAAGTCAACCGGCGAATCATCGACCACTCCAGCGACGTCCTGCTGCCGTATACCGAACGGGGCCGGGCAAACCTGCTCCGTGAGGGCATTGCAGGTGAGCGTATCTACGTGACAGGAAACCCAATCAACGAAGTTTTAGAACACTATCGAGGTTCTATCGAGAGTTCCGGCGTTCTTGAACGACTGAATTTAGAGCCCGGCCGATACTTCCTTGTCACCATGCACCGGGCCGAGAATGTCGATATCGAGTCGCGCCTCCGTGCATTGATAGCAGCGATGGAAAGGCTCCACCAGTTCTATAATGTGCCCCTCATTTGCAGCCTTCATCCCCGTACACGGGATACAATGAAGCGGTTCGGGCTACTGGAGCGGATCTCTCCCGGCATACAGTTCCACGCTCCGTTTGGCCTCTTCGATTTCATCCGGCTCGAGCAGAACGCCTGTTGCGTCTTGAGCGACAGCGGCACAGTTCAAGAAGAGTGTTGCATCTTCCATGTCCCCAACGTAACCCTCCGTGATGTGACTGAACGACCGGAAACGATCGAGTGCGGCAGTAACATCCTGAGCGGAGCCGACCACGACACGATTGTGCGTGCAGTCAAATGTGTGCTCTCCCGAGATCCTGACTGGAAGGTGCCGGATGAGTACATGGCAGGCAGAGTCAGCGACACGATAGTGAAGATCATGGTGGGGTACAGCCCGGAACGAAAGAGATGA
- a CDS encoding HAD family hydrolase produces MELTTMNGENICSNITLSTLILDFDGVIVESIPLKTVAFRKIFSFAPPEHLDEIIAFHLENGGMSRYDKFRHIYANILREPLTPKQEERLADEYVRLIFDAMLTVPYVEGAKELLRDCSRVLPLYIVSATPEGEMHEIARRRDLTKYFVRIYGSPKTKAECIREILEETGASPSEALFVGDAPNDWQAACETGVRFVARVRPGDTNRFAGRPGVEEIVENLHELRGYLRESICSSRSHTP; encoded by the coding sequence ATGGAGCTTACGACCATGAATGGCGAGAATATCTGTTCGAACATTACGCTTTCCACCCTCATCCTCGACTTCGACGGCGTCATCGTCGAGTCCATCCCCCTAAAGACCGTAGCGTTCAGGAAGATCTTCTCCTTCGCGCCCCCCGAGCACCTCGACGAGATCATCGCCTTCCACCTCGAGAACGGCGGGATGTCCCGCTACGACAAGTTCCGCCACATCTACGCAAACATCCTCCGCGAGCCCCTCACCCCCAAGCAGGAGGAGCGGCTCGCGGACGAATACGTCCGGCTGATCTTTGACGCCATGCTCACCGTGCCATACGTCGAGGGGGCTAAAGAACTCCTCAGGGACTGCTCCCGTGTGCTCCCGCTCTACATCGTCTCTGCAACCCCGGAGGGCGAGATGCACGAGATCGCCCGCCGCCGGGACCTCACAAAGTACTTTGTCCGGATCTACGGCTCGCCGAAGACGAAGGCAGAGTGCATCAGGGAGATCCTCGAAGAGACCGGCGCGTCGCCCTCTGAGGCCCTCTTCGTCGGCGACGCCCCAAACGACTGGCAGGCGGCATGCGAGACCGGCGTCCGGTTCGTCGCCAGGGTCCGGCCCGGTGATACAAACCGCTTTGCTGGCCGCCCAGGGGTGGAAGAGATCGTGGAGAACCTTCATGAACTCAGGGGGTACCTACGGGAGAGCATATGCTCATCCCGATCTCATACCCCCTGA
- the hcp gene encoding hydroxylamine reductase — protein MFCNQCEETAKGFGCTVRGVCGKDAETAGLQDVLIYTLKGLSVRNLAAMKKGGGDPDAGGFIGRCLFATLTNVNFDPARFEAAIREAARIRDALPPAGDAEPAACTWAPESPAAIAAKAQEIIAARESVDPDLQSLRELLVYGLKGVGAYSHHAEVLGYEDEEVMTFLQEALAATLQDLTVDEMVGYVLRCGEVGVKTLALLDAANTATYGTPEITTVSTAAGARPGILVTGHDLKDLADLLEQTAEAGVDVYTHGEMLPAHAYPGLRKYGHLVGNYGGSWPFQREEFERFNGPVLVTTNCLVPPKDSYRDRVYTTGLVGYAGLEHIGVSEDGKKDFSALIEHAKRCKPPEDLSRGDLVTGCAHAPVLAIADAVVDAVKSGAIRRFVVMAGCDGRYAKRDYYTRFAKALPADTVILTAGCAKYRYNSLGLGDIGGIPRVLDAGQCNDCYSLVVIAQALAEAFGVGINDLPISYNIAWYEQKAVLVLLSLLSLGVRDITLGPRLPAFISPGVLNVLVENFGIRGNTTVEEDLGLMVPGN, from the coding sequence ATGTTCTGCAATCAGTGTGAAGAAACAGCAAAGGGTTTTGGCTGCACCGTACGCGGTGTCTGCGGCAAAGATGCGGAGACCGCCGGGCTCCAGGACGTCCTGATCTACACCCTCAAAGGGCTCTCGGTCCGGAACCTCGCGGCGATGAAGAAGGGCGGTGGGGACCCGGATGCCGGGGGGTTCATCGGCCGCTGCCTTTTTGCCACCCTGACCAACGTGAACTTTGACCCTGCACGTTTTGAGGCCGCGATCCGGGAGGCGGCCCGTATCCGCGACGCCCTCCCGCCGGCCGGAGACGCGGAGCCCGCGGCCTGCACCTGGGCCCCCGAGAGCCCGGCGGCTATCGCGGCAAAGGCGCAGGAGATCATCGCCGCACGGGAGAGCGTGGATCCTGACCTGCAGTCGCTTCGCGAACTCCTCGTCTATGGGCTCAAAGGTGTCGGCGCCTACTCTCACCATGCCGAAGTCCTCGGCTACGAGGATGAGGAGGTCATGACCTTCCTGCAGGAGGCGCTCGCCGCCACGCTGCAAGACCTCACCGTTGATGAGATGGTCGGCTACGTGCTCAGGTGCGGCGAAGTCGGCGTGAAGACCCTCGCCCTCCTCGATGCCGCGAACACCGCTACCTACGGGACGCCCGAGATCACGACGGTCAGCACCGCGGCAGGCGCACGCCCGGGCATCCTTGTCACCGGCCACGACCTCAAAGACCTCGCCGACCTCCTTGAGCAGACCGCGGAGGCGGGGGTGGACGTCTACACCCACGGCGAGATGCTCCCGGCGCACGCCTACCCTGGTCTTCGGAAGTACGGGCACCTGGTCGGGAACTATGGCGGCTCCTGGCCCTTCCAGCGGGAGGAGTTCGAGCGGTTCAACGGTCCGGTCCTCGTCACCACGAACTGTCTCGTCCCCCCGAAGGACTCATACCGCGACCGGGTCTACACCACCGGGCTTGTCGGGTATGCGGGGCTCGAGCACATCGGTGTGTCTGAGGACGGGAAGAAAGACTTCTCTGCCCTGATCGAGCATGCGAAGCGGTGCAAGCCCCCGGAGGACCTCTCCCGCGGCGACCTGGTCACGGGATGCGCCCACGCCCCGGTCCTTGCCATCGCTGACGCGGTCGTCGACGCGGTGAAGTCCGGCGCCATCAGGCGGTTTGTCGTGATGGCGGGCTGTGACGGGCGCTATGCTAAGCGGGACTACTACACCAGGTTTGCGAAGGCCCTCCCGGCCGATACGGTCATCCTCACCGCCGGGTGCGCGAAGTACCGCTACAACAGCCTCGGTCTTGGCGATATCGGCGGTATCCCCCGGGTCCTCGACGCCGGGCAGTGCAACGACTGCTACTCCCTGGTGGTCATCGCCCAGGCCCTCGCCGAGGCGTTCGGCGTCGGGATCAACGACCTCCCGATCTCGTACAACATCGCCTGGTACGAGCAGAAGGCGGTGCTTGTCCTCTTAAGCCTCCTCTCGCTTGGTGTCAGGGATATCACCCTCGGTCCCCGCCTCCCGGCCTTCATCTCGCCCGGAGTCCTCAACGTGCTCGTCGAGAACTTCGGGATCCGGGGGAACACGACGGTTGAGGAGGACCTTGGCCTGATGGTGCCGGGGAACTGA
- a CDS encoding class I SAM-dependent methyltransferase, whose product MVVWVARDELVPLVEQNLMSAVSVLDIGCGIRPQTLLKDPPIHICCEPCLEYVTYLQKNVIPERKNLVVLNLDWDAVVKTFPERSVDTVVITDVIEHLTKGDGKRLLALTETIARNQVIVFTPLGLLPQDHDSDLDAWGLHGGAWQAHKSGWSPDDFDETWIIYASDDFHRYDVHGNAFEEPFGAFYAVKTWRDTKPSITTLAKKHLLRHHCHRLIDRAFDIACSN is encoded by the coding sequence ATGGTTGTCTGGGTTGCACGAGATGAACTGGTGCCGCTGGTTGAACAAAATCTCATGAGTGCCGTGAGCGTTCTTGATATCGGATGCGGGATCCGTCCGCAGACGCTGCTGAAAGATCCGCCGATCCATATCTGCTGCGAGCCATGCCTAGAGTATGTGACTTATCTGCAGAAGAACGTGATACCGGAGCGCAAGAATCTTGTCGTTCTCAATCTCGATTGGGACGCAGTAGTCAAAACGTTTCCAGAGCGGTCTGTCGATACCGTCGTTATCACAGATGTCATCGAGCATCTCACGAAGGGGGATGGGAAACGGCTACTGGCCTTGACGGAAACAATCGCTCGAAACCAGGTGATTGTCTTTACGCCCCTTGGGTTGCTGCCACAGGACCATGACTCCGATCTCGACGCCTGGGGACTCCACGGGGGCGCGTGGCAGGCTCATAAATCAGGCTGGTCGCCGGATGACTTCGACGAGACATGGATCATCTATGCATCAGACGATTTCCATCGGTATGATGTCCACGGAAACGCATTCGAGGAGCCGTTCGGTGCGTTTTATGCGGTAAAGACATGGCGCGATACAAAACCCTCCATTACAACACTCGCGAAGAAACATTTACTTCGGCATCACTGCCACAGACTTATCGATAGAGCATTTGATATTGCGTGTTCAAATTGA
- a CDS encoding DUF6398 domain-containing protein: MTSKVSPGTCLLCRAPVTKWKALKHGTECLQASGWPTGEEPSLLIMIQGRYHKEYWLVVLARHDARLGDLDQLIRDVWVECCEHLSSFRIGGATYDSDAERFTNGMNVPLSHLIAPGSTFTYDYDFGSPTSLDLKVIGETSVAPRDGPLCLIARNDPPIIPCDLCGGEAELALNDFDEDFQHYYCRECLSSTEYDPDCVDLIANSPRNGVCGYVEDPDTALLWYPPGWSADEIVPEEPGELLDEIPLDDETEVNAAMAAVIQDIGPDINEFVEAERAAYGEGIACMAGDTVMAFCTFMYIVYEVKIDAWDALSVQRCLVDELSQNPIFPEDWPENAVPILCRFLTHMEASGHLTNASELIAVLKEAEPAFQKAATSPEKGQAIFKLILMKAEEAGVDTDDLDAFFNFAVRELVEMAGFDLDNEEVQKELSNLLEGGTPEALAGNIRAAMIFERCEDFCQRFPDNTILEHCRRIVKDLFDHPAAPLARGDAVLWSAAIVYAACQDEDLIRPGRGAPPLGQEISSFFGVERASIRNKVRAMRAFLPD, encoded by the coding sequence ATGACATCAAAGGTCTCACCCGGTACCTGCCTGCTCTGCAGGGCTCCCGTGACAAAATGGAAGGCCCTTAAACACGGCACGGAATGCCTTCAGGCGTCGGGCTGGCCCACCGGAGAGGAACCTTCGCTCCTCATCATGATACAGGGGCGGTACCATAAGGAATACTGGCTGGTGGTTCTCGCACGACACGACGCCCGGCTTGGAGATCTCGACCAGCTGATCCGCGATGTGTGGGTGGAGTGTTGCGAGCATCTCAGTTCCTTCCGGATCGGCGGGGCCACATACGACTCGGACGCCGAGCGTTTTACAAACGGCATGAATGTCCCTCTCTCGCACCTCATCGCTCCGGGCAGCACGTTCACCTATGACTACGACTTCGGCTCCCCCACATCGCTGGACCTGAAGGTTATCGGGGAGACGTCCGTTGCCCCGCGGGACGGCCCGCTCTGCCTGATCGCACGGAACGACCCGCCAATCATCCCCTGCGACCTCTGCGGCGGCGAGGCCGAACTTGCCCTGAACGATTTTGACGAGGATTTCCAACATTATTACTGCCGTGAATGCCTCTCATCGACCGAATACGATCCCGACTGTGTAGACCTCATTGCCAACTCCCCAAGAAACGGCGTCTGCGGCTATGTCGAGGACCCTGATACCGCACTCCTCTGGTACCCCCCGGGATGGAGCGCAGATGAGATCGTTCCCGAAGAACCGGGTGAGCTCCTGGATGAGATCCCGCTTGATGACGAAACCGAGGTGAACGCCGCGATGGCTGCCGTCATCCAGGATATCGGACCTGATATCAACGAGTTTGTTGAGGCGGAGAGGGCGGCATACGGAGAAGGAATTGCCTGTATGGCCGGGGATACCGTCATGGCCTTCTGTACTTTCATGTATATCGTCTACGAAGTGAAGATCGATGCATGGGATGCCTTGTCCGTGCAGAGGTGCCTGGTCGATGAACTGTCGCAAAACCCGATCTTCCCGGAAGACTGGCCGGAGAACGCCGTCCCGATCCTCTGCCGGTTCCTGACGCATATGGAAGCATCCGGCCACCTCACAAACGCTTCTGAACTCATCGCCGTCCTCAAAGAAGCGGAACCCGCCTTTCAGAAAGCAGCCACGAGCCCGGAGAAAGGCCAGGCCATCTTCAAGCTTATCCTCATGAAAGCGGAGGAGGCAGGCGTCGACACGGACGACCTCGATGCGTTCTTCAATTTCGCGGTGAGAGAACTCGTCGAGATGGCCGGGTTTGACCTCGACAACGAAGAGGTCCAGAAGGAACTCTCCAACCTGCTTGAGGGCGGAACACCGGAAGCGCTCGCCGGCAATATACGCGCCGCCATGATCTTTGAGAGGTGCGAGGACTTCTGCCAACGTTTTCCGGATAACACCATTCTGGAGCATTGCAGAAGGATCGTCAAGGACCTCTTCGATCATCCGGCCGCACCGCTCGCGCGAGGAGACGCGGTTCTCTGGAGTGCGGCGATCGTGTATGCAGCCTGCCAGGATGAGGATCTTATCCGGCCGGGAAGGGGTGCCCCTCCCCTCGGGCAGGAGATCAGTTCTTTCTTCGGCGTTGAGCGGGCATCGATCCGGAACAAGGTGAGGGCGATGAGAGCGTTCCTTCCCGACTGA
- a CDS encoding glycosyltransferase, producing the protein MKFALVSLGLPPSQSGQSLVLYHLLKDLEPDQYCLITQKNFHLYGSQGNGSSHLPGAYHHINPDYQVIRGMLRLASTARSTGILSALLKVRVHQLRRIIRQEQSEAVIACTGDLFDPPAAYQVSRSLDIPYILYAFDHYSHQWMPPLLHAFARKHEEQLIPGAAEVIVPNEFLCREYRRTYGIEATVLHNPCDLSRYQASPEHDRADKEKEVTILYTGAIYEAHYDAFQNLIQALHTLDRPEVRLHIYTPQSESRLRANNISGEYVTYHKNQPIFMMPEIQQKADILFLPLAFNSPYPEIVKTASPGKIGELLAARRPVLVHAPADSFVSWYFKQHSCGLVIDKSDPVELANGIEALIEDRELQQNLSTAAYARAKKDFDDVTIKKPHDARGATGIPD; encoded by the coding sequence ATGAAATTTGCTCTCGTCTCTCTTGGGTTGCCCCCATCCCAGTCAGGACAGTCACTGGTACTGTATCATCTATTGAAGGATCTCGAGCCCGATCAATACTGTCTGATCACACAGAAGAATTTTCATCTCTATGGGAGTCAGGGGAACGGGTCATCTCACCTGCCCGGCGCATACCACCACATCAATCCAGATTATCAGGTAATCCGTGGAATGCTCAGGCTCGCGTCAACAGCACGCAGTACAGGTATCCTCAGTGCGCTCTTGAAGGTGCGGGTCCACCAGTTGAGAAGGATAATCCGCCAGGAACAATCTGAGGCCGTCATTGCCTGTACCGGGGACCTCTTTGATCCTCCTGCAGCATACCAGGTAAGCAGGTCACTCGATATCCCCTACATCCTGTATGCGTTTGACCATTACTCTCATCAATGGATGCCTCCTCTCCTGCATGCGTTTGCGCGAAAGCATGAAGAGCAACTCATTCCAGGAGCGGCAGAAGTTATCGTCCCCAATGAGTTCCTCTGCCGGGAGTACCGCCGGACATATGGTATTGAGGCGACGGTCCTGCACAACCCCTGTGACCTCTCGCGGTATCAAGCGAGTCCGGAGCACGATAGAGCCGACAAAGAGAAAGAGGTCACAATACTCTATACTGGGGCAATCTATGAAGCGCATTATGACGCCTTCCAGAATTTGATCCAAGCTTTACATACTCTGGATCGGCCGGAAGTCCGTCTCCATATCTATACACCGCAATCGGAATCCAGGCTGAGAGCAAATAATATCTCCGGAGAGTATGTTACGTACCATAAAAACCAACCGATCTTTATGATGCCTGAGATTCAACAAAAAGCGGACATTTTATTCCTTCCACTCGCATTCAACTCACCATATCCGGAGATCGTGAAGACGGCATCGCCAGGAAAGATCGGCGAGCTTCTTGCCGCAAGGCGTCCCGTACTGGTGCATGCACCTGCAGACTCCTTTGTTTCATGGTACTTCAAACAGCACTCCTGCGGTCTGGTGATCGATAAAAGCGATCCTGTTGAACTCGCAAACGGGATCGAGGCGCTCATTGAGGATCGGGAACTTCAACAGAACTTAAGCACCGCCGCATATGCCCGCGCAAAAAAAGACTTCGATGATGTGACCATCAAAAAACCACATGATGCCCGTGGGGCCACAGGCATACCGGATTAA
- a CDS encoding cyclase family protein — MLIPISYPLNRGTPLYPGTEPLTINPTKSLARGDAEEKSQISFSSHAGTHINLPRHSCPGGGSVSALLAPEAVFAPARCIEIPRTGEEPIRIHDLLGHLDAVRNARALFVRTGSGRIRESDPEAYAKRHPWVHHEVPGFLRMQNPALRLLGIDTISIATPSYPEEGTKVHRAFLCNHPHIFLLEDVDLSYGRLLGEPWILRLYPVVFDDLDAVPVVALAEFE; from the coding sequence ATGCTCATCCCGATCTCATACCCCCTGAACCGGGGAACACCGCTCTATCCCGGAACGGAACCGCTCACAATCAACCCCACGAAATCACTCGCCAGAGGAGACGCCGAGGAGAAGAGCCAGATCTCCTTCTCCAGCCACGCCGGGACACACATCAACCTCCCCCGGCACTCCTGCCCGGGCGGGGGCTCGGTCAGCGCCCTCCTCGCACCGGAGGCGGTCTTTGCACCGGCGCGGTGCATCGAGATACCCAGGACCGGCGAAGAGCCGATCCGGATCCACGACCTCCTCGGGCACCTCGACGCGGTCCGGAACGCCCGCGCGCTCTTCGTCAGGACCGGCAGCGGCCGGATCCGGGAGAGCGACCCGGAGGCTTACGCGAAAAGACACCCCTGGGTGCACCACGAGGTGCCGGGCTTCCTCCGCATGCAGAACCCGGCCCTCAGGTTGCTCGGGATCGATACCATATCCATCGCCACCCCCTCATACCCGGAGGAAGGCACGAAGGTCCACCGTGCATTCCTCTGCAACCACCCGCACATCTTCCTGCTCGAGGATGTGGACCTCTCCTACGGCCGCCTGCTTGGGGAGCCCTGGATCTTACGGCTCTACCCGGTGGTCTTCGACGACCTGGACGCGGTGCCGGTGGTGGCGCTCGCGGAGTTTGAGTGA
- a CDS encoding polysaccharide biosynthesis protein: MLTDKTILVTGGTGSLGKVLIRRLLSGEMGCPKKIIVFSRDEAKQHFMRMEYLNRTAATDEVIYNNFKRMLEFRIGDVRDFHSVNRALRGVDIVFNTAALKQVPSCEYFPFEAVLTNITGPENIVRAIREQNLPIDTVVGISTDKACKPVNVMGMTKAIQERIFIQANLDCPNTRFICVRYGNVLASRGSVIPLFHDQILKGGPITITTTDMTRFLLSLDQAVDTIFEAVRCAHRGETYIPRVPSAKVTDIAAALIGDRPIKMTVTGIRPGEKIHEILVSEEEAHRTIPRGDYYVIQPILPEIRREVDSGPTIGKEYSSADNLMTLEELQSELHKFGLLLEDLETNGGELLR; the protein is encoded by the coding sequence ATGCTAACAGATAAGACGATACTTGTCACTGGGGGTACAGGATCGCTCGGCAAAGTCCTGATAAGGCGGTTGCTTTCCGGCGAGATGGGTTGTCCCAAAAAGATCATTGTATTCTCGCGCGATGAAGCAAAGCAACATTTCATGCGGATGGAGTATCTGAACCGGACAGCGGCAACTGATGAGGTCATCTATAACAATTTCAAACGCATGCTTGAGTTCCGCATTGGAGATGTCAGGGATTTTCACAGCGTTAACAGGGCTCTCCGGGGAGTAGATATCGTCTTTAACACCGCTGCATTAAAGCAAGTTCCTTCCTGCGAATACTTCCCTTTTGAAGCGGTTTTAACAAACATCACCGGCCCGGAAAATATTGTCAGGGCAATACGAGAGCAGAACCTCCCCATCGACACCGTCGTTGGCATCTCCACGGATAAAGCCTGCAAACCTGTTAACGTCATGGGCATGACAAAAGCAATTCAGGAGCGCATATTCATCCAGGCAAATCTTGATTGTCCAAACACACGCTTCATCTGTGTCCGGTACGGCAACGTTCTCGCATCTCGCGGTTCAGTGATTCCCCTGTTCCACGACCAGATCCTCAAAGGCGGCCCGATCACCATCACAACTACAGACATGACGCGTTTCCTGCTTAGCCTTGACCAGGCAGTTGACACAATCTTCGAGGCGGTAAGATGTGCACATCGGGGTGAGACCTATATCCCCCGCGTCCCGTCGGCAAAGGTGACCGATATTGCTGCCGCCCTTATTGGAGATCGTCCCATCAAGATGACCGTCACCGGAATCAGACCCGGAGAAAAGATTCATGAAATTCTTGTCTCCGAAGAAGAGGCGCACCGCACCATACCCCGTGGCGACTACTATGTTATCCAGCCAATTCTACCCGAAATTCGTAGAGAGGTAGACTCCGGACCAACCATTGGTAAGGAGTACAGTTCCGCTGACAACCTGATGACACTAGAAGAACTGCAGAGTGAATTACACAAGTTTGGACTTCTCCTTGAGGACCTGGAAACAAACGGGGGCGAGTTGCTCAGATGA
- a CDS encoding ATP-binding protein, translating to MKKYGDIFYHRDRYECDFLVRSGRTIVQAVQVTQSLQDDATRQREMRGLVEAMDAHGLDEGTIVTASESAETTVDGRAVHIVPIAEWLEEL from the coding sequence ATGAAGAAGTACGGCGATATCTTCTACCACCGGGACCGCTACGAGTGCGACTTCCTGGTCAGGTCAGGCCGGACGATTGTCCAGGCCGTCCAGGTGACGCAGTCCCTGCAGGACGACGCTACGAGGCAGCGGGAGATGCGCGGCCTTGTCGAGGCGATGGACGCACACGGCCTTGACGAAGGAACGATCGTCACTGCGTCGGAATCGGCGGAGACGACCGTCGACGGGCGGGCCGTCCACATTGTCCCGATCGCTGAATGGCTGGAAGAACTGTGA
- a CDS encoding type II toxin-antitoxin system HicB family antitoxin, whose product MTMPHNYAIEIIYSDEDEGFIAVVPELPGCSAFGETEEEALREVKVAVSLWLEAAREEGRVIPEPAGRERLRDILAGKGAASGP is encoded by the coding sequence ATGACAATGCCGCATAACTACGCAATCGAGATCATCTACAGCGATGAGGATGAGGGGTTCATCGCCGTGGTCCCGGAACTTCCGGGGTGCTCTGCCTTCGGCGAGACCGAGGAGGAGGCGCTCCGGGAGGTGAAGGTCGCTGTCTCCCTCTGGCTTGAGGCCGCCCGTGAGGAGGGGAGAGTTATCCCGGAACCTGCCGGCAGGGAGCGGCTCCGGGATATCCTTGCCGGGAAGGGCGCCGCGTCTGGACCGTGA
- a CDS encoding dTDP-4-dehydrorhamnose reductase family protein, protein MRLLLLGATGMLGHKLLQILSGQFSVIGTIRGGVARYLNHSILKPDLLKGHVNADNISTVEKAIKACKPDVVINCIGIVKQLPTAHDPLQSIAINALFPHQVAHICQQRGIRLIHVSTDCVFSGRKGNYREDDFADADDLYGRTKYLGEVDYENALTLRTSIIGRELGTSHGLIEWFLGQDGGTVSGYTNAIFSGLTTNALSDVIATIITDYPEMCGVWHVASEPISKYDLLKLVKTVYNLSIEIQPDNSVVIDRSLNGSRLRENTNIIIPSWQTMIEQMHRDPTPYATMRSKKC, encoded by the coding sequence ATGCGATTACTGCTATTGGGCGCCACGGGAATGTTGGGCCATAAATTGCTACAGATACTATCAGGACAGTTCTCTGTAATAGGGACCATCCGCGGGGGTGTAGCAAGATATTTAAATCACTCTATATTGAAGCCAGATCTCCTGAAAGGACATGTCAATGCAGACAACATCTCCACTGTTGAAAAAGCGATTAAAGCATGTAAACCCGATGTCGTCATAAACTGCATCGGCATCGTCAAACAACTGCCGACCGCCCATGATCCCCTCCAGAGTATTGCAATAAACGCCCTCTTTCCGCACCAGGTCGCGCACATCTGCCAGCAAAGAGGAATCCGACTGATCCATGTCAGCACAGACTGCGTCTTCTCCGGCCGGAAGGGGAACTACCGTGAGGATGATTTCGCCGACGCCGACGACCTGTACGGTCGGACTAAGTACCTCGGTGAGGTGGACTACGAAAATGCCCTCACTCTTCGGACCTCCATCATTGGCCGCGAGCTTGGTACCAGCCACGGTTTGATCGAGTGGTTCTTGGGTCAGGATGGCGGAACAGTCAGTGGCTACACAAATGCAATTTTCAGCGGCCTGACGACGAACGCTCTCTCCGATGTCATTGCCACTATCATTACGGATTATCCGGAGATGTGCGGAGTCTGGCATGTCGCATCTGAACCGATCAGCAAATATGACTTGCTTAAACTGGTCAAAACAGTCTATAATCTCAGCATAGAAATCCAGCCGGATAACTCAGTCGTGATCGATCGAAGTTTGAATGGAAGCAGGCTGCGAGAGAATACGAATATTATAATCCCCTCCTGGCAAACAATGATCGAGCAGATGCACCGGGATCCGACACCGTATGCAACAATGAGGTCGAAAAAATGCTAA
- a CDS encoding winged helix-turn-helix transcriptional regulator, translating into MHAECTVNQTVKYLGRKWTLLIILELYKGENYTRRFTEIKEQLPGITAKVLSARLKELEEEGLVKKRVEAGSVPVRSEYTLTGSGLGLVEVIKDIKRWALRWKIDNLACGAQDCHDCML; encoded by the coding sequence ATGCACGCTGAGTGTACGGTCAATCAGACCGTCAAATACCTGGGACGAAAGTGGACCCTCCTGATCATCCTCGAACTCTACAAGGGGGAGAACTACACCCGCCGGTTCACCGAGATAAAGGAGCAGCTCCCGGGGATCACGGCAAAGGTCCTCTCCGCCCGGTTGAAGGAACTGGAGGAGGAAGGCCTCGTCAAGAAGAGGGTGGAGGCCGGATCAGTCCCCGTCAGAAGCGAGTACACGCTCACCGGGAGCGGGCTTGGGCTCGTTGAGGTGATCAAAGACATCAAGCGGTGGGCGCTCCGGTGGAAGATCGATAACCTTGCGTGCGGGGCCCAGGACTGCCACGATTGCATGCTGTGA